One part of the Budorcas taxicolor isolate Tak-1 chromosome 22, Takin1.1, whole genome shotgun sequence genome encodes these proteins:
- the ESCO1 gene encoding N-acetyltransferase ESCO1, with amino-acid sequence MMSIQEKSKENSSSVIKKNEDKNLETQVQGSQKNLAKKSDPKEAIKSLVKSSNESKVNQPELGTCMSTRSASTDKRASKSTNKNMVTVKGHSQQESTKQKKISQKKSVHEIPKSNEQLNRRSQRLQQLTEVSTRSLRSREIQGQAQAVKQSLPPTKKEHCSNTQSKSNKAKTNQKHVKRKVLEIKPDSKEEENSVTNEAINSPKGKKRKMEHQTAYTSSSQCVKGSEKCLQNTRKEETKSASEIKRSKVAASVVSKKNEIKKSVHAQVNTSAKSQKSPQPSVPEQTVDNGLEQAGISKRGSILQLCEEIAGEIESDTVEVKKESSQMENVKEEKPTEIKLEEAETERQILHQKETNQDVQCNRFFPSRKTKPVKCILNGINNSTKKNSNWTKIKLSKFNSVQQNKLDSQFSPKLGLLRTSFSLPALETHQQMTQSTFLGSKPYGDKNKACQQEEMKEVNSEDVKPNDIAVEMNKIPQKAPENCHLGNQIKPPPDQPLDKQKKDAFESTLDKNCSLCLESKLENNPVENATTVSALLSQGKIDTGENKCPGSIPKQHSIFCNQTSKMSDNREIPPNHSWPKCNSHLEITIPKDLKLKEAEKADEKQLIIDAGQKRFGAVSCNVCGMLYTASNPEDETQHLLFHNQFISAVKYVGWKKERILAEYPDGRIIMVLPEDPKYALKKVDEIREMVDNDLGFQQAPLMCYSRTKTLLFISNDKKVVGCLIAEHIQWGYRVIEEKLPVIRSEEEKVRFERQKAWCCSTLPEPAICGISRIWVFSMMRRKKIASRMIECLRSNFIYGSYLSKEEIAFSDPTPDGKLFATQYCGTGQFLVYNFINGQNST; translated from the exons ATGATGTCCATtcaggagaaatcaaaagaaaattccTCCAgtgttattaaaaagaatgaagataagAATTTAGAAACACAAGTTCAAGGTTCTCAAAAGAATCTAGCCAAAAAATCAGATCCAAAGGAAGCTATAAAATCACTGGTTAAATCTTCCAATGAAAGTAAAGTAAATCAGCCTGAATTAGGAACATGCATGAGCACAAGGTCAGCATCCACTGATAAAAGAGCCAGTAAATCTACTAATAAAAATATGGTGACTGTAAAGGGACATTCACAACAggaatctacaaaacagaagaaaatatctcAGAAAAAATCAGTGCACGAAATCCCTAAATCAAATGAACAGCTGAACCGGAGATCACAAAGACTACAACAGCTAACAGAGGTTTCAACAAGGTCTCTGCGTAGTAGAGAAATTCAGGGTCAGGCTCAAGCAGTTAAACAGAGTTTGCCACCCACAAAAAAAGAGCACTGTAGCAATACTCAGAGTAAATCTAATAAAGCTAAAACAAATCAGAAACATGTGAAAAGAAAAGTATTGGAAATAAAGCCTGATtctaaagaggaagaaaattctgtaaCTAATGAAGCGATCAATTCCCCCAAAGGAAAAAAGCGCAAAATGGAGCATCAGACGGCTTATACTTCTAGTTCTCAGTGTGTAAAAGGATCTGAAAAGTGTCTGCAGAAtaccagaaaagaagaaacaaaatctgCTTCTGAGATAAAAAGATCCAAAGTGGCTGCTTCAGTGGTCTCTAAAAAGAACGAGATAAAGAAGTCAGTTCACGCACAAGTGAATACTAGTGCAAAATCCCAAAAAAGTCCACAGCCATCAGTGCCTGAACAAACGGTAGACAATGGGCTGGAGCAAGCAGGAATAAGCAAACGCGGGAGCATTCTCCAGCTCTGTGAAGAAATTGCTGGTGAAATTGAGTCAGATACTGTAGAGGTAAAAAAGGAATCTTCACAAATGGAAAATGTAAAGGAGGAGAAGCCTACAGAAATAAAATTGGAAGAGGCAGAGACTGAAAGACAGATACTTCATCAGAAGGAAACGAATCAGGACGTTCAATGTAATCGTTTCTTCCCCAGTAGAAAAACAAAGCCTGTGAAATGTATACTAAATGGAATAAACAACTCAACTAAAAAGAACTCCAACTGGACTAAAATTAAACTCTCAAAATTTAACTCTGTGCAGCAAAATAAATTAGACTCTCAATTTTCCCCTAAATTGGGCTTATTACGAACCAGTTTTTCACTACCTGCGTTAGAAACGCATCAGCAAATGACTCAAAGTACATTTTTAGGGTCAAAACCATATGGTGATAAAAATAAAGCTTGCCagcaggaagaaatgaaagaagttaaTTCTGAAGATGTTAAACCTAATGATATTGCAGTTGAAATGAATAAGATCCCCCAAAAGGCTCCTGAAAATTGTCATTTGGGTAATCAGATAAAACCACCTCCTGACCAGCCATTGGATAAGCAGAAGAAAGATGCTTTTGAATCAACACTGGATAAG AATTGCAGCCTATGTTTGGAATCTAAGCTTGAAAACAATCCAGTGGAAAATGCCACTACTGTCTCAGCTCTGCTCAGTCAAGGAAAAATTGATACAGGAGAGAATAAATGTCCAG GTTCAATTCCCAAACAGCACAGTATATTCTGTAATCAGACATCTAAGATGAGTGATAACAG GGAGATACCACCAAATCATTCTTGGCCCAAGTGTAATTCCCATTTGGAGATAACAATTCCAAAAGACTTGAAActaaaagaagcagagaaagctgATGAAAAACAGTTGATCATA GATGCAGGACAAAAAAGATTTGGAGCAGTTTCCTGTAATGTTTGTGGCATGCTTTACACTGCTTCAAATCCAGAGGATGAAACACAGCATCTGCTCTTCCACAATCAATTTATAAGTGCTGTAAAATACGTG ggttggaaaaaagaaagaattctagCTGAATATCCTGATGGCAGGATAATAATGGTTCTTCCTGAAGATCCAAAGTATGCCCTGAAAAAG GTTGACGAGATTAGAGAGATGGTTGATAATGATTTAGGTTTCCAGCAGGCTCCACTCATGTGCTATTCCAGAACAAAAACACTTCTGTTTATTTCTAATGACAAAAAGGTAGTTGGTTGTCTAATTGCAGAACATATCCAGTGG GGCTACAGAGTTATAGAAGAAAAACTTCCAGTTATCAGGTCAGAAGAAGAAAAGGTCAGATTTGAAAGGCAAAAAGCCTGGTGCTGCTCAACATTGCCAGAGCCTGCAATCTGTGGGATCAGCCGCATATGGGTGTTCAGCATGATGCGTCGGAAGAAAATCGCTTCTCGCATGATTGAATGCCTAAG gagtaACTTTATATATGGCTCATACTTGAGTAAAGAGGAAATTGCTTTCTCAGACCCTACTCCGGATGGAAAACTGTTTGCAACACAGTACTGTGGCACTGGTCAGTTTCtggtatataattttattaacgGACAAAATAGTACCTAA